The Festucalex cinctus isolate MCC-2025b chromosome 16, RoL_Fcin_1.0, whole genome shotgun sequence sequence TGTTAATAAGTGAAAATGGGTGAAaggaactgtttttttttttttctttctctaacgttcagacaatttttttcaaggaattcacCTAAAATAGCtgccttcctgttcaatttgtgTCCTGTgacaaccaaggttattttagttaactaaaactaatgaaaaaactaaaatttaaaaaaacaattttgttaacaaaataaaaacgaaaatgctttttaaaaaacaaaaactaattgaaactacattttatgtttacaaaactaaggaaaaatgtccttcatttttgtctttggtaattaatttaatgcatgagcctttggggatgatgttAAATAAgcggaataaggatgtttgaaagtatgtcacacagaagtgacatcatctagcggcagccaattgaaaagcaccttcagatgatgtcgctcccatggtgttttttaaatattgtgcacaagtaatgcacattaaaggtatacttgactcattgaacaattttcagcagtgaaaagtgaatattttgtccggaatgaatttgataacttcattatttttcatttacaattagtacctttaaaaagtcagttttttacttgctgtcgactgatgatgacatcacctgtgctgaggaagtatgtagcggccaatcatggctcacctgttttctggatccgatcagtaaactgagccatgattggttgttacctacttcctcagcacaggtgaagtcatcatcagttgacagcaaatagaaaagttactttttgaaaggtactaattgtacatgaacaataatgaagttaccacattaattgtagacaaaatattaactttttactgctaaaaatggctcaatgagtcaagtatcccttaaaaaataaaaaaaataaaaaataataaataaaaaaaactaaaactaatactgaaactaactaaaactaagcaattatgaaataactaaaactaataaaaactagcagaaccatctgaaaactaattcaaactaactaaatgtttaaaactaactcaaatgaaaaattccaaaactataataaccctggtgacAACACAtatgcatcaaattttgtgtcacTTGGTGAAACTGGTGACATGGGGACTATTTTGATGGAACTTTCCAAGGAGTCTTACCGGGTGAGTTTTGAGGGGGTCAAGTtcatgataaaaaataatacaaatgtaattttttttaaaaactaaacattttcagCAGGAGAGATGTTCTTGCAGAAATTGCTGAGGCATGTTGAGACCCCCAAAAagggaaattgaaaaaaactgCCTGGTGCTCGAGTCAAAACAATGTTAAATCAACTCAAGTCACTGTTAAAAGATCAAGTAAAAGTCACACACCGTCAACTTGCGGCGGTGGCTGTTATGGGGCGGCAGCAGGCGAACTTCTGAGGCTGTTGAGGGCCGCATGAATGCGAAAGTGCAGTCTGGACTCCATGGAGTAGTCCTTGTAGTTGCTCCTGACACCGtcgcaaacaacaaaaaatgtcaggttACCGTTACCTGATAGAAAACGTGGATGGCGTTAAGAGGACTTACTTGGCATTCTCCATGAAGGCGACGGCCTTGGCGACGTCGCCTTGCTGTCGGTAGAGGAGGGCCAGCTCGTACAGCGTGAACGGGACCAGGTAGTGATCGTAGCGGATGCGACTTTcactgcaaacaaacaaaaaatgttggtcTCCTTTAAAAAGGAATGATACAGAAGATCAGAATGAAACCGTTGTGCCCGctttggccaccaggaggcagtataatacagtccagtcatgcagacacaaacGTTAGGGAATAATTTTGTGAAGTTAAAATGTTTAGTAAGTTATAGATAAATAAACCGTCTCTCATTTTAACTCATGGCTCATGTGGCTTTGTTTTAGCGTTAGCCTAATCCGTAAGGAATtagaacaaaacatttatgtataatCAATGTGATGTTTCTTTACACAATTTATTGACTGTGtgttaaaacaaaatttaaaaaaattaaatcataatCACAATtttgagtggggaaaaaaaacgtaattaagattatttttcaaaattgttcagccctaaaTTTTAAATCTGAGGATGATTACCTGTCGAAATGCACTGCTACTAAAAATGCAACCGCCAATGCTAACCATTAGCATGTCAATAGcattttaaattgtttgttAGTGAAAGCTAAACTGACTTTTCGAAAGCAAAGCAaaaattgtgatatcgtgacatcaaaactgccacaatatcgttgttgtcatgttcacgatatttaaaagctacacatctgtcaagtcaggttgatttccatttgtgcagttctagcaccctctggtgcttAGTGTTTCAGTGCAATTTAATCTCCATactgcatgttttggcccttatatgtttaaagtctacactaattgtcaggtgaagtggattgtaatatgcttgtaaagcgagtcaatatgtggaggaactcaatgtgtgtgtgcattagcaagtaagtgcctcaatattaagtcttattagagatttatgttgtttatatgcattgctgtaatgtacaaaaccacaatattgtttttctttgtgtgagctttttttttttttttttacaatattgtgacctttgtttttgtttttgtttttaaatatcgccaacctccctacaatatcgtgataattatcgtattgtgagcttcatattgtgatatcatatTATGATAttttgatatcgttacatccctattagttAGGTCGCAAACTTCAACTGAGAATGATATTAAAAACTTGAagccttctttttttattattaattttgcaATACTTAACCACACATGCACaccaacacgttttttttttctacctggaCAGGACGTGCGTGAAGCAGAGCTCGGCTTGCATCAGGCGTCCCGCGTGCTTGAGACAAAGACCCTTCAACATCTGCACCAGACAGCCGTCATCCACGTGGAACTCGGACGTCTCTGAGGGAGGGGTGGTGCGGGCGGCAGTCAGCAGAAGGCGTgcgaaaaacacacactgggagAGAGGGATTCCCGCATCACTCACGCGGATCGTGCCGAAGCTGCTCCTCGGCCGCCTCGATGGTAACCAGCAGCGCTTCGCTGCAGTCCACTCGCTTGGCTACGATGGTGAAGCCGCTCCAAACGTACATCATTTCCTGTGGGGGTTGAAACACGCGCACAATCAACACAGACAACATGTCATCCAAAGGGAAATAACGAGCGTTAACTACCAGAGCGGGAAGCACCAGCGGCACGGGGGTGCTGGTCTTGTAGCGGCGAGATTTTCTGACGGCAAACTTCTCCGTGGGGATGGACTTTCCCGCCAGACGTTGCTTGAGCCCCTCCACCTGCCTGCGCAAACACAAAACGTCCATTGGTGGTAATTTCGGCAAcggaaactaaacaaaaatcatttttcgTCAACacgtttttcaccggactataactagactagactaaaaccttcattaataaacaataactgagactaaatgagtctgcattttcgtcgactaatgaaagCGAGAATGTACTTAattaaaactggactaaaatctatggacattttagttaatgaacaaaaaaaaaaattctatatttttttgtcaaatcttgtctctgctaatctgtcactgtcatgtgacacaaagtgacacgccccctttcaaatctgcagcttggactaaaataaagactaaaaagctaggtttatagtcaactaaaaatcgaccaaataaaaacgggatgaggttgactaactataataaaaactaagaagTGGTATTgacactggactaaaactgaggctaaattttaaaatggacaataaaattaacactaatgtcCACCAATAGTCGAACGAAAGTACCACCTGAAAAACGACCTCTCTCTGGCGTTTGATATGCGAGCTAACCACAAGAGGGAGCACTTCCTGAAGCACCTGAAGAGTTCGACCACATCTTCACCAGTCTTCTTCACGTCCTCGGCCGACATCATGCTGAGGATGGCGGCCTTCTGGTAGACGTAGATGGCCTGCGGGAAAAGCAAGGAAGGGTCAAGCGCTCGGCGCGATCCACTCTCTCGGCGCAGAGTTCCTCAGGGCTGACCTTGGACCAGCGACTCTCGCGACACAGCAGGTCAGCGTAGCGATACGCCTGCGGCCAATCCTGCTGGTAGGTGTGCGTCCACATGAGCTCCCAGTAGCACAGGTGGTGGATCTGTTTCCACTCCTGTTGGCTGCTCACACACTCCTGGTAGCCCAAGCACGCCTACGACGCACATCAAATCACACACGCGTCACAGACTGCCCGCTTGTCTGCCCTGCAAGCGGCGATCTAGCCGAGTCAAGGACCTTTTCGAAGTGTCCCCGCAGTGCGGCTAGTCGGGCCGAGTAAAACTGAATGATGGCGCCCTGGAAGAAGTCACGTCGGTATCAGAAGTCACTTGGAGACGAGCGGCAAGTCTTACTTTGGGGTACTTGTGAAGGTACGGCTCCAGCAGGGCTTCAGCTTCCGCCAAGTTTCCTTCGCCACTTCCTGCACACGCACGTTTACAACATTGGTGACAACACtgttcattcatttgttatCATTCATCTTAAATTTTATGACCAATGTTCAACTACATTCAACGGAACATGAAGCTACTTGGAGATGGTCTTCCAGCCtttacctttaactcattcactggccgccattttcactgacgcacccccgttttactggatttaaggatttattttgcaaggcccacagaatattgtattctattgctataaaaacatggaacctaccaaaagtaagattaaagtctcttatttcatcagggaaaaaaaagtatatttctatttgtttccgttttgcaggaatttgcatttgaatatagctaagtttcatcattattcaaaaatctatttataATTGTGAgtaactgagcttttttttccaacatggccctggttgatccttttgttctgctgccacctgttgtccATAATAACTACCTTTTTTGTTTCAACCGTTCATTGCAgctgagaggttgcatcaaaccctactgtatgctatagcataaatatatatatatatatatatatatatatatatatatatatatataacgcaTAAATATATCTTTcggtagaacgtatttatacgtttttgggagacaATGAATATGCTTGTGTGGAATTTTTCTGTCATCTCCCAAGACAACTCACGTCTTCACCTTCCTTTGGTCCATATTTAGTGTGGTACACATCAAACGGCACAAATTCAAAATCAGATTTTTATTGGCTAATTTTCATTTGATGTGACTTTTGTAAGATTGAAATTACTTCTGTGACTACTGTGGGTTTTTGAGGTCcttacaatttaacatttattaatccAGGGAGGGCAAAGAACCGATTCTCATTCCCCACCAGTTATACATCAGAATGAACTCTTGTAAAGAAACATATAGGGAAACATACGCACGCATGCACGGAAAGACACATGGACATACATACAGACAGAAAGACCCAACAACAGGTgtggactacaaaaaaaaaatctgatagttttcattttgttgaacATATCCTTTGCCAGTTCAATTTTTGTCTTCAGTGATGCTCCAAAGTGATGTGTTGTTAGGCAGATGAAAAATGAGAATTGTTCAATGACCTGACCTTGTCTGAGGTCCAAAATCTGGCGCCGATTTTGCAATACTCATGCAtttggtgttatttttttatttttttgcatcgaCAGTTGTCCACTTGACGATACTCTCCGATGAAAAAGTTGCAGCAGGGCTTCGGCAGAACCACCGAGtagaatgatgtcatcattctCCAGATCTTTTTCATTGTACAAGTTCAACAAGTCTGGTGACCTGACACATCCTTGTGCAAGCCCTCATTTCAATTTGATGTTCATCCAAGCTCCTTGGCGCACTGTAATGTATAAGGTGATTTTTGGCACGGTAGAGGTATGAAAATTGATTTTGACGTTTCATCTGCTTTCATTCCAGTTTTGTAaatcttcttccttcttcttcttccacagCTGTGAACGTCTCCCCTGGCATTTCAGCCGACCCTGACACTGTTGCCATAACTGAGTTTGTTGCCACTTATTTCCTTCATTGTCTGGAATATCTTTTGGAGGTTTATTATAATCTTCCGAATTTTACTCCAATCCACTTTCATTTTTACGATGAACTTTTATAAACTGTTGTTTTCAGGAAGTCAAACTTTGAGGGAGCACACAAGAGACCAACACACAAACGTGCACACATACCCAGCACCAGGGTGACGTATGTGTGGTAGAACAGCAACGTCAACGTGCACAAGATGGAGCGCAAAGTGGAGCCGGACGTTCCCTCTCGCAGCTGGGACAAGCCAAACTCCTGTCGGGAAAGTTGCGTGATGTCAACGAACGGTCCAACACACGTGGCGCATAATATAACGATGAGTGCACAGCAATCACCACGGCGGCAACTTGCCCTGTTTCCAGAGAAGCCAATAAACTCCAGCAGCCTTAGGATCCTCTGCGGGAGGAGAGACAGCATCTGGTGGGTGGGAGACATATGTGTTGTCATTATCATACaatgattttttgtttaacattgcaaaagtaaataaaataaataaataaatacttaaatatcaaatccaattaaatcaaaattaatattcctcagaaatcatgtgcttcaaaaagtcgaaacaaagtatgttttaaaatgataaaatttaagatataatacacatttttcatagtcaCTTGCTGGgtagataaatgtcttacacaagtacgctcatgagtcttcttcacttgcgtccatttctcgccactcttatgaggcgctccccctagtgacccaccaagtaattgctcaataagtaatgaacaatggagccgttatggTGGCTGTATATCAACTACAAATATTgagatacttgcgtaggcgtatcgataatcgatCGGGAGACAAAGCATCACGATTCAGCGCGATATCGATACACTGTCACACTCCTAATATGGAACATGTCCACCACCATAAACGGGAGTTGACTGTAatctgaataataataatagggatCAGTTATAAGAGTCAGCAGGAAGATGAAAACCCACCAAGTTGAAGGAGCCCATGCCCAGCTTGACTCCGCCCTCAAACTGCCTGTGCGAGTCTGACTGGCTGGTCAAGTCGTGAGTGACATTCAGCACATTGTGACAGTCCCTgtcagggaagaaaaaaaaaaaaaaaaaagaagttaaaaaaGGCACATTATTCATTCTCACGCCCCCGTACCCACAACTTAAAATAGTGCTGAGGTGCCTTAATAAACGTCTGTGACATGTTTTGTCAAAATACTTCAGGAATTTTGAAGTTTAGGATTATATTTCTGGTTTTAAATGGTTAATAAAGATGAATAATTTGTAAACATTATAAAGTGGGAGTGACCCGACTTAAAAAGGAGGAAGAAGTTAGGACTGACTTGTAGATTTGATAGCTGCTTCTGATTTTAATGCCTCCCTTGATGAAGCTGATCATGTTCTCGTCCTGCACAAAAGTCAGCGTGGCTTTCTGGAGCAAGCACTCGGCGTAGCAGAGCTCGGCATGCATCTCCTCTGAGGACACAAAGACGCCTGGCAACATTACGTTTTGGTCGGCTGACGAGGTCAGGGTGGCGAAGGGTCGCACCTTCCTGAAGGTTGGACTGCCTGCTGATCAGACTGGACAGTGATCCCACCACGGAATTTTTCTTACGAAACCTGAAGGGGGGAAACGCCGATGCCAGTGTCACAAAAGGGAAACGAGCGCTTTGCATGGTCGCCTCATACCTCTGACAGGTGTGTAAGGCCTCCTTGATGGTCGCCATGGCGATCTGGATGTCCTTGTGCTCAAAGGTCATGGTGGCCTGCATGACCAGGATGCTGCTGTAACCCAACGCATGGTACATGCTGTCCCGCCACCTGCACAAACGCGGAATGTTGCATGAGACACAGAGACGAGCACATCCAAGGTTAGCCACATTTGCATGCTCACCACGGCTTAAGGAGGTCCAGGGCTTCTGAGAACTTGTTGTTGAGGACCAGGTTGAGGGCGCATTGAGTCTCCCGGATGGCCGACTGCAGATCCATGTGACATGCACTAtacatgcgcgcacacacacacacacacacacacacacacacacacacacacacacacacacgacaagGAGGGAGGGAAATCCACAGGAAGTGAAAGAAGTGGACACCGGAAGTTGTCCATGTTGCTATGCCAATTCTATTATATTACTCACATGGGAATGCGGTCGTAGGCATCCTCAAAATGGTcctgcaaaacaaacacaagaacGCTCAGGCAAGGTCATTGCCACGGCGATGGCAACACTTTACCTCAACAATTCAATTGTTAGTCTGTCTCTTACACAACCTGAACAATACACTCAAAGGCCAACCTGAAGCAGAACCGAGAAAACACCTGAAAGAAAGTCCAAAGCCCACACCAAGCGACACTGCCGAAACCCTCTGAACTGTCGCATTATGTGCAcgctagggctgggcaataaatcaaattaattcgatacatcgtcattttaaaaaatcgaatcgttgaaaatttgctaaatcgtgaaatcgagttttgtcttctggattattaaaagctgttgttcttatgttctgttacatccgaatgcttttatgtgttgtaatttttgcacaagtggcagaatgctggatgggtcGTTGATAAGACATGTTTAcaaatagctaccaactacttaattgtggcatttaagcacaaactatgaatgttaagtttatgttaaaactgatctagaatcagtatacgttcatggtgtctgaacattttgcacaggaattatttttgaataagtgAAACCTTTAATTAAACGTTTGTTGGGgggtgggtgttgggggtcggggtgtgttcgggggtttgggggccggggggtggcggggcctggggaccggtggggcgctgtgggctcggggggtgtgggccggggctggggcgggggtgttccgggcgtctgggtcggctcgccgtccggtgtccgctcgggtggcgtgggggtggccttggtgctgccgcggcctgggggattccgggggggcggtgctcgctttgctgggccgcggttgacggcttctttctttggtggcggtccttatacatgccagatccatcgcaccagcatctactgaaacgcaaacagaatttgcctctccctcccacagctcgttgaatcagtgggtgctggtgtctgtggatctcactttgctttatctatccttccctccttcctctctttagtttttcctctggtcaattgagatctcctcaatttattggaagtttgaggtttctggggttggcataagactctggttttgtaaccacgaaggaggtgtttggttggtgctggatttcactttgatggactggatgtactggtttctatggatctcactctgcctcatcgatccttccctccttcctctctttagtttttcctctggtctcttgagatctcgttaatttgttggaatttagaggcttctggggttggcgtaagactttgattttgtaaccatggggaaggcaggaagtgtttggtcggtgctggatttcactttgatttatctttcttttctttttatcttttctgaccttttctctggtctcctgaccatttgaacctcacgactctggcgagactctgaagtacctggttaaggtgtaagggtaatgggatttttataaggttttaggtgaattaatgagtataaatgtatacgtatttgcatgcaaacgcacgcacacgcacgcacacacaaaaaaaaaaaaaaaaaaaaaaaaaaaaaagagcaatgatgataagacgttgattCGGTAACActaccaaatgaacaattctgagctctcaagaaaaaataaataaataaataaatacattaacgtttgttggatttattagattaaaatcgattaaaatcgtaatcgtcctggatggctgcaaaaatcaagattttattttttggccatatcgcccagccctagtgcACGCTAAGgcaagaagaaaatattaatcatgatgattaatttggtaataattgaataataataatgtgaataataatcattcacacatgtaagcctctgtgagtgagtgagtgagtaaaaaaaaaatccatgcgcgctttcaaattgccgcgggagtgacgtcacgtagatgacacgttcgcccggccccatttACGCcacacccccgctctgcgattgattggaggggtgtaaacactgtctttccacagaaacggcccgctgtttacaaaacaaacacaaaatggcaaaatacagggtggggggtgggtgtttaggacaaaatcacccccacacattatgaaaagcccatatctataaattgagaagtagtttgtttgtttaaatcctgtatttaaaaagtgcattttcctgagtgaaaacggcagacaggccctttaattaaaaattaatcgtgatttcaattttgCCTTCTCTCCATCTTCAAAATGTTACAGTCAAAGAAAAACGTGCAGAACGTCGCAATGCGTTTACAAGTTCCCGATGTTTTGAAAGCTCCTTGAATGCACCATGTTTGTGTAGCAAGCATGTGACCTGAATGTGATTGATCTTGCCCTCCCTGGGTGTCCTTTCAGCTCTTTAATAACACCATAGATTTTAatgactgtaaaactaaacacaaaacaagaacaattacACACATTGCGTATTTGCTTTTTCAAAATCACGAGCGCTAACACTAAAGTCAATGGAgcatcccattcaaatgctacGGGAAATTAGCATTGCATTGGCAGTGCATCGTCTTATGTGCGGCTCTCAATCGCTTGGTGTGTGGCAAAGAGTCACTGTAATTTGTTTGCGATTGTCCGCTTCAGTTGCTTCTGGGCCACGTCGCTCGATGTGCGACGAACCTAAAGGAAGACTTTGAGGAACACCTGAAGGACAACATAAAGAAATATATTCTTTGAGATGTTCACTGAAGTCCACAACTGATGGAATACCAAAAGGAGGGGCTGAAGGCCAACCTTATGCCTCACAAAACACCTGGAGAACCAGAAGGAACAcctgaaaaaaagtacatgataAATTGTCCCAAGAAAGGCCCAAAGGAACACTGGAAGACAAACCTTAAGAAACACCCATAGGAGAACATAAAGAAACATGTTCACTGACGTGTTTCCTTATGTTCTCTTTTACAAGGTCCTTTGGGTGTACCTTAAGGAAGGCCTGAAGGAGAAACACCAGAGGAAGCACCTAAAGGAGAGCCTATACAAACACATGCAGACAACCCAAAGTTCTCCTTTACATGTTCCTATCGGTGCATCTTAACACACAAAGGAGAACTTGAAGGAACACCGGAGTAAAAGTGTAAAggaatatctaaataaaaaccCGAAGCACAACCTGAAGGAACAGTTGAAGGAGAACCTGAAGAAAACATCTAAATGAGAAAGTGAAGGAGGACCTGAGGAAATACCAGAAGGAACACTTTAAGGAG is a genomic window containing:
- the ttc39b gene encoding tetratricopeptide repeat protein 39B, giving the protein MDVVEEAARAEDEDHFEDAYDRIPIACHMDLQSAIRETQCALNLVLNNKFSEALDLLKPWWRDSMYHALGYSSILVMQATMTFEHKDIQIAMATIKEALHTCQRFRKKNSVVGSLSSLISRQSNLQEEEMHAELCYAECLLQKATLTFVQDENMISFIKGGIKIRSSYQIYKDCHNVLNVTHDLTSQSDSHRQFEGGVKLGMGSFNLMLSLLPQRILRLLEFIGFSGNREFGLSQLREGTSGSTLRSILCTLTLLFYHTYVTLVLGSGEGNLAEAEALLEPYLHKYPKGAIIQFYSARLAALRGHFEKACLGYQECVSSQQEWKQIHHLCYWELMWTHTYQQDWPQAYRYADLLCRESRWSKAIYVYQKAAILSMMSAEDVKKTGEDVVELFRQVEGLKQRLAGKSIPTEKFAVRKSRRYKTSTPVPLVLPALEMMYVWSGFTIVAKRVDCSEALLVTIEAAEEQLRHDPQTSEFHVDDGCLVQMLKGLCLKHAGRLMQAELCFTHVLSSESRIRYDHYLVPFTLYELALLYRQQGDVAKAVAFMENAKSNYKDYSMESRLHFRIHAALNSLRSSPAAAP